The window TATGGAAGTTTGATAGGCAATCTTTGACTGGTTGGCTTTTGCAAAGCAGTAGCTCTCTCTCGATATCAGACTTTGTCGTGTAACAGTCTTTCTGGCCTCCTGCCGCTGAAACGATCTTCACGGGAGCTTCTGGGCGTTAATGTGTGGTGATTCTCATTGACTTTCTGAGGAGAGTTGTTGGGAAGCCAGCCGGCTGTAAAAGCCTAAAGGGACTGTAGAGGGGAACGAGAGTTGATTGGACTCAACTTTCGGTACGGTTATCAGAGCCAGGCTTTGCATGTGTTGGGCTCATATTGCCGCTGGCAGTGCTAACGTTGCTGAGTGTCCAGTGAAAGCCAACGTCAAGGATGGAAACTGTGGTCAAGATTCAAGATCATCGAAATTTCGACGGATGACGCGTCCCGGGATTCGGAATATGACGAGTTGCAAGCGGGAAAACTGGCTTTGAGGCCTACAAGACGACCCAGGTTCCGATTTGGCCAAGGCATAGTAAAACCTCGCCTtccacctcctcggccgcttgTGAGGGGGCAGCTGACGCGAAAATCTAGAGCTCGAATCGACGTCCTTGCTTAATGCATCAAAAGGAACGGTGGGATATGGTTTCCTAATCTCGCCATTCGCAAACCTTTACTCAGAGATTCTCCGAGTTTTTTTTTAatagttttttttttgtgtgGATCATGATCTAGACCGACACTGGACTGACGGCGTTGTAACTCGAACCCTCTCTCAAATCGCGATTTGAGAGCCATCGGGAGATGTCTAACTGGGACTTAAGGAATTCTATGCTGTCGGAAGATGATCCGTCATCAGAATCCTTCTCGTCTCAAGGCATGGCTGCCGATGGACTTGTGACACATGCAACGCTTGTCATACAACATGAAACAGCGAAATGAGTGTTCGGTTTATTTCCCAGACTGAGCAGACATCACGGTTTCATAGGGGaatatcatcatcattctTGTGTAGAAAACAACATGAGCGTCCTCTTTATGTTCATGAAATCGCCGTACTTCTCAGCGCCACCCCAACCAACCCGGCATTATAATATTTTCAGGGACTTTTTACCCTCTCATTCCCACCCATGCTTGCCATCGTGCACTCAGCAGGAATTCGCGCCATTGCCGGTAAAGGTACCAGGCTGGTAGGCTCCGCTGCCGTCGTTGAGGCACTCGGCTGACGCTCGTGTTAGCCATCGTATATCTCATCATGGGGTAatcgccgtcgtcactcACCAACGGTAACCAGCTTGAGATTGTTCTGCTTGGCCCAGTTGATCAGCCAGGGCGTCAGAGTCTGCACCGTGCTGGCGTACGTCTCGTGCATCAGGGGGATGTGTCCGTTGCCGCCTGCGCCAGCCTGTTGGAACTTCTGCTGGctctgcgccgccgtctgccCGTTCCAGTCGCCCGAGTCGACGTCGTTGGTGATGACCTTGTAGCCCagcgtcttcatcgtcggcagCACGGAGCCGCCGGTGGCCAGGTAGGGCGGGCGCATGTAAGCGGGCTTCCTGCCGATGAtgttgacggcggcctgctcgagCTTCTGCATCTCGGAGGTGAGCTGGGCCTGGCTGAGGCTGCCGAAGTTCTGGGGGTGCGTCCAGCTGTGGGAGGCGATCTGGTGGCCCGAGTCGAAGGCcttcttgacggcggcgcgctgGTTGTAGATGCAGCCGTAGAGGGTGCCAGTCATGAAGAAGGTGGCCTTGGCGCCACCGTTGTTGAGAatgtcgacgagctgcgaGGTGTACTGGTAGGGTCCGTCGTCGtaggcgagggcgaagacgccGGGCTTGGCGCACTTCTGGATCACGACGCCGGCGCTCGGGGCGCGCTTGATGAGCTCCATGGGGGTCTCGATGGGGattgcggcggcgctggcgaccagcagcaggccggtGACGATGGTGTCGAGAAGCATTGTGGCTGAATcggagggagagaagggtTTGGGACAGAGCTTGGGACAGGGAGGTTCgtgatgggatgggatgcagACATCAGGAGACCAAGAGTAGGCTCAACCGGGCATCCGCGTCTCTATATATGTATATATCACTCTTCGGTTGACAACTGCCATGGATCGACTGGACGACGGTGAGCCCACCTTGAACCACTCCAATCTCGCCGTCCCGTGGAATTCAACCGACGGGAAACCTCCTTTGTGGGGTTGTGGCCCGGTCGAACGGCCGATTGCGATCCTTTCGGAAGCTCGTTTGACGGCAGATAGACATGCTTGTTCCAGGGGTTGGAGACAATAGGGTCACGTCCGGCAGTGAGCCGCCTGCATCATCGGGTCAGCTGCCGCCAAATGCTCATCTAGTCGAAGTGTCTAAACACCAGTTAAGCAGGTCTCATTTAGGCTTTTTGCCTGGCTCTGGGTGGGGGATGCTCAATCTGGAACGGAGCGAACGGTCAAAAGGGGGATTTCCTTACAGGGTACTTGGGTCTGCAGGGGTATTTGTTCCcctttccag is drawn from Colletotrichum destructivum chromosome 6, complete sequence and contains these coding sequences:
- a CDS encoding Putative NodB domain, glycoside hydrolase/deacetylase, beta/alpha-barrel, translated to MLLDTIVTGLLLVASAAAIPIETPMELIKRAPSAGVVIQKCAKPGVFALAYDDGPYQYTSQLVDILNNGGAKATFFMTGTLYGCIYNQRAAVKKAFDSGHQIASHSWTHPQNFGSLSQAQLTSEMQKLEQAAVNIIGRKPAYMRPPYLATGGSVLPTMKTLGYKVITNDVDSGDWNGQTAAQSQQKFQQAGAGGNGHIPLMHETYASTVQTLTPWLINWAKQNNLKLVTVAECLNDGSGAYQPGTFTGNGANSC